In the genome of Caenorhabditis elegans chromosome IV, the window TTGTCTCACAACCGGACCGGTGTTCTTCGCTTCACCATCGAAACCATTACAAAAGTCATAATGTTGTGTCGTAACTAGCTGGATCCCGATAATCcgctttcagaaaaaaaacgaattgaaACGACAACTACTGTAGACGACTGTTTGAAAACGAAGAAACACCTGTcattttcatacttttcaaaatgttcttacGCGCGATAACAGCTGTTCTGATGTATTCAACATTGGTAAGTTGGATATAATTACTGATGACgttaactcaaaattttaatgtttcataatagatattttaaattttttgaagctagAAATTATAAGGATCAATGATTTTTAGAGTTAAtgtaaatttgtaaaatattataattctCGGACTTTTCCACaaagttctttttttaaaaataagcctaaagcattcgaaaaataaaaacagttttcatattttgacaGAACTTTTTAGTCTAGACGGACTCCAAAAATGACTGCATTGCACTTCAACTTGTGGCGCAGCCTGAGTCTGACATATTTTTAGGGAACTTGTGGTCCTGAAAAATCCGATAAAGAAAAACCGGAAACCTCTGAACAAATTGATCCGTCAATCTACATTCGACAAGGCATGATGAATGGATTGGGAATGGGACAACATTTTGGAATGGGACAAAATTCAATGAATCAAGGTGAAAAATCTAGTTAAAACATTTCGCCTTAAATAAAGACGATCGGCAATAGGCACTAGCCAATTGTCGCTCTGAATTCAGAGGTTTCATCGTAGGCAGGTACACCTTCAGTCGAATAAATACCTGCCACGTAACTATTTTTGTCTTGACAGGTATGTTGTTCTAAAAGTATTACCATATTGTTTACTTATCTGAATTCTAGGATTAACTTGAATTATTGACTTTGCATTTTCCTGGAAGTATactaattttctaattctGATATCACAATAATATTCTGACTAATATAATATGCTTGTTTTTAAGTGGAAGCAACATAAATCATGAGATCAGAAATCATTGTCCTCGATGTTATGATTAAAGGCTACAAATCATAATCACAATGAGaacacaaaatgtttttttttgagaaaatggagCTTAGTGACGTGTCTCCATAATGAAGGTATATTGTTCCATATAGCTATTTTCAGTAAACTTCGCCTTTACATGCAAGTGTGCATCAAAGAACATCAATCCCCTATCACCGGCCCCAATGGATGCTAATGCTTTGGCTCAGCAGCAGATTGTTCAGTTACAGGTAAGGTTTTggcacattaaaaaaatatacttaagaaattttgaggtttCAAGTTATTGTGGATCATCTATTACTTTAATTTCACAGCTTATTTCACATGCTTGGTTGATTTAGGAAATATAATTTAACAGTATTTTGCAAAACTATTGAGATTTAGGCTGTCATGGTTGAGCAATgcggtgcaagactaattaaAGAAATATGGTAGTTGACTTTTCCTATGGAAGAGTAGACAATTTCTTTGAATGAATTCAACCTTTGAGTAAGAAATTGATGCCAAAATACTTTTATTGTTGCGGGATGATGATCAAATTATGGAAGTGTTGACAAATTCTGTCTAATTGCAAacactttcagaaaattgaaaaaaaaaacccattaaGGGTTTCTCGCTCGACCCAGACAAATGTTTTCTTTGCCATTAAAATACGCTGGGCTCAGTCGCAGGTAATGACTTTAGAGGAAAATCCTATTAAGCGATATCAGATAAATGTATTGTTATACAACCAACTCTATTTTTCTTTGGAACACATTAATAAATGATTCATATAGATCTTTGAATGGCTTCTCAGATTAAGCTTTGACTTTAAAATAGACTGACATCAGTATGGAAAAAGAATAGTTTACGAGCTTTGAAATAACTTTTCGCACCAAGTATATCTCATTTTCTAAATGGGATTTTTAGTGCTTCTTGTATGTAGTACATTGCTTTCCACATCCTATTGAATTCAAGAATCCTAGAATAGAAAACAGGAAATAAGGGGAGACTCTcgtattttcttcaaatattctgaaaaaaaagtttcgtaTTTATTTTGAAGCATCGAATCGGAAACATTTATGAAATCCAAGGGGTCTCCAGATGACGTGAACACACAAAgagttaaaaatgaaaatgtcatGTAGCGGAGGAATCGAATGAATTAAATTTGCAGGAGCAAGTCCGACGGCAGCAGGAAGTCATCAATCGGCAATCAGCAACTAAGAATGGATTCGAGAATTTCAGTAAGTAAAAGTAAATTGGCCGCCAAATACGATGTTATCAAGGGAGTGttacaaaattggaaattacaaAACGATAGGTGATTTGCTAACAATTTTGTATTCGAAGTAAGACATTCTGTACTAATTTTatgttccagaaaattcaatggaaaaactcaaaaatctagATATAGAATATAGAAAGAGCCTTTCATGTATTACTGtgctatttcaaaattaaattttgtaatgacCACTTACAAAATATTGTGTCCCGACAGGTAAGCTACGCCCAGAACTAATTACTAGATACTAATCGGAAAGTGTTTTGCAATGTgaactctgaaaatgtttcgacaagtttataaattattttaagttcattatcaaattaagaaaaacgtgcaaatcttaattttaaaaaaaagttcaagataattggcaacaaaaatttgcagCTGCTgcgttcaaaaaaataagcaCACTTTTCAACGAATAGCTAATTTTTGACAACAATAGTGTAAGCAGTTTTACTAGTTTTAtgaatagaaa includes:
- the C43F9.11 gene encoding DUF148 domain-containing protein (Confirmed by transcript evidence) produces the protein MFLRAITAVLMYSTLGTCGPEKSDKEKPETSEQIDPSIYIRQGMMNGLGMGQHFGMGQNSMNQVNFAFTCKCASKNINPLSPAPMDANALAQQQIVQLQEQVRRQQEVINRQSATKNGFENFTQLIALANSMDCQCSSDNSGMGGQVGMGGIYASQGGMGGPGGYPPITHGFGFPAQRGVPITTFGGTQQMIEVPYAKV
- the C43F9.11 gene encoding Neuropeptide-Like Protein (Confirmed by transcript evidence), whose translation is MFLRAITAVLMYSTLGTCGPEKSDKEKPETSEQIDPSIYIRQGMMNGLGMGQHFGMGQNSMNQGEKSS